One Chloroflexota bacterium DNA segment encodes these proteins:
- a CDS encoding CHAP domain-containing protein, with amino-acid sequence MSRIFVVGLLVLMSLFSSMVVPLAAAKPQAAPAFCECTQYVYAKKGLSGSYGHAHTWDDSNGVLPRNGYRQYSIPQVGDVVVFSQAAMGNQYGHVAIITAVAPNYGPINVRGANQGGSETEGNCNNVNTRSYSRNGATFWRK; translated from the coding sequence ATGTCACGAATTTTCGTTGTTGGCTTGTTGGTATTGATGAGTTTGTTTAGCTCGATGGTTGTGCCGTTGGCCGCCGCCAAACCACAGGCTGCTCCAGCATTTTGTGAGTGTACCCAATATGTCTATGCCAAAAAAGGCTTAAGTGGTAGTTATGGGCATGCGCATACGTGGGATGATAGCAATGGCGTGCTCCCACGCAACGGCTATCGGCAATATTCAATCCCGCAAGTTGGTGATGTAGTGGTTTTCTCACAAGCAGCTATGGGCAATCAATATGGTCATGTTGCGATTATTACGGCGGTCGCGCCAAACTATGGACCAATCAATGTGCGTGGAGCTAACCAAGGTGGTAGCGAAACAGAAGGCAATTGCAATAATGTTAATACTCGTAGCTACAGCCGCAACGGGGCAACCTTCTGGCGTAAATAA
- a CDS encoding GNAT family N-acetyltransferase, whose protein sequence is MQLSTKRGDLTLRAAQADEWQAYRRLRLMALQQHPSFFGSDYAQNAAEPDRYWQERMANLDPSTQQILVAVAESQFVAMVMIRRYTDPKSSHQADLGGVYTDPTWRGYGLSRQLLGMAEAWAWQQSVQIIRLAVNVANTSAIQLYTRCGYRVYGVEPMAIYYEGVYHDELLMAKQNIEHRT, encoded by the coding sequence ATGCAACTATCAACTAAACGTGGCGATCTTACTCTGCGAGCAGCCCAAGCTGATGAATGGCAAGCGTATCGGCGTTTGCGCTTAATGGCGCTTCAGCAACACCCCAGCTTTTTTGGCTCGGATTACGCCCAAAATGCCGCTGAGCCTGATCGCTATTGGCAAGAACGTATGGCCAATTTAGATCCCAGCACACAGCAAATCTTGGTGGCGGTAGCTGAATCGCAGTTTGTGGCAATGGTGATGATTCGGCGCTATACCGACCCAAAATCGAGCCACCAAGCCGATCTGGGAGGGGTCTATACTGACCCTACTTGGCGCGGCTATGGCCTGAGTCGTCAGCTTTTGGGCATGGCCGAAGCCTGGGCTTGGCAACAATCGGTGCAGATTATTCGCTTAGCCGTGAATGTGGCCAATACCAGCGCCATTCAGCTGTATACTCGCTGCGGGTATCGAGTGTATGGGGTTGAGCCAATGGCGATTTATTACGAAGGCGTTTATCACGATGAGTTGCTGATGGCAAAGCAGAACATAGAACATAGAACATAG